One Gossypium arboreum isolate Shixiya-1 chromosome 13, ASM2569848v2, whole genome shotgun sequence genomic window, CTAGTTCCAACCCCTGGTGGAGGTGTTGGCCTTAATTTAGGGCCGTCAGTCTTTTGTTCCTATCCTGGGACCGGATGTGTTCGTCTCCAGCCTACTATTCCTGGTAGTACTGGTACCATTGGCGCTGGCACACCACCATGATAGATGTCCTGATTCAGGCTTAGAGGGTGTTGAATGAGCTTCAGTTATGGAGGTCTAAGCTGTTGTCTCTTTAGTTTGGTGTTTTTTAGTGTGTGTTTGATAGGAACACCTTAATGTTTTGTTAACTGCAAATGACCATCCTTTATGGTTGATTATTTGCCTTATCAAAACATTAAGGTTCTAGGTTCAGGCTTCAAATCTACTAGACTACTACTAAGTTGATCTACAACATGATCCATGTCTCAGTTCAGTTGTTTGTCTACCATTTTGTTCAATATATATAATGTTTGAAAGTTTGTTCAAACTTTCATCCCACCGCCTATCTCTTTATCTTTGTCATACCAAAGCCTAAAACCGCAGTGGATTTCAGCTATAGCAGAAACAACAAAGGTTTTACAGATAAGTCCATCAAGGTATAATAAGAACATGAAACAGGTTTATCAGCTTGAGAAATCTGAAACTAGAGATTTTTCACTCTAACAAACAAGAGAATCTTGAAAAGCTTATCAGACTATAAGACCATAATAAAGGAAGTTACATAATGTGTAAGTCAATGTACAACAATTTCATCCTTATGGGATGGAGAAATTCACCTTCTCTCAAAATTTAAACGTGAAAGGAAAAATGCAAAAAGGGTTGCAAAGATTAGGGAATAGGAAGCCAGAAGGATTGCTGTAATAGGTAAGCGGTCATGATGAAACCCAAAATAATTTTCTAGCAAAGAAGCAACTGTCTTGGCTTCACCGAATACCATAATCTCATCATTTACATCTCCATATTGTGAAGTGAGCAAGCAATTCAATGTCCATGATGAAGGCATTAGATAATACAACCACACCCACCATTTTGGGATTTGCTGCACATGAAGAACAAGACAACCAGCCAAGTGAATATACTATCTCATGGTAATAGTTGTTAGAATTAGATTTTGACGTTATCACTTAGTACTAGCTTACCGGTTGAGGAATCAAAAAGCCAGAGAAAAGATTAAGCAGCGGATAGAAGGCAGATGATAAAGCTCCAGCTATTGTGACTTCTGGTGTCAATGACACAAACACAAGAGCTTATACGGTGATCCATAATAGCCAATCATAGGATATGTGATAGCCTCAAACACAAGAGCTTGGATAAATAGATAGGGTACCTCAATTGTCACCTGCAAAATATTTAAGCGCTCCTTATTTACTATAAGGTTTACCGAGATTTCAGAAAACTAGCAACTCAACCGCAACGAAAAGAATGAAAAGTTGATGTTAACTTATCATGTGAAAAAGAATGTACCTGTGCTAATGCATAAGCCCAAGAAGAGTACATTCCTGCAAATATTTCTCGATACATAACAACCCTCTCTGTGGCAACAAATGGTTGGACAGATGAGCTGCTGTTCATACCCAGAAACAGCAGAGCAGCATACATTGAACCGAAAACATTGAACACATTTTGCTGGTTATTTCTGGGATTTTAAATAATAAGATAGTAAAGTTAATTATCATCAACGTTACTGCAAAGGAAaagtaattattatatatatgacTTCTTATAAAATGATGATTCCTATGCCAGTTTTCCTCCATTCTTACATTTTTTGTCCTTGGTTCCAAAATACTAAGCCCAAAGCCAAAGATAGTATAACAGTCTGCAAGAGACGTGTCAAGTTATATGAAGGACTTCTCCAATAGGCCAAATGTAGTTTCCATAGGCAAGAATTAAACTGGCCCCAGCAACTTTGTGAAAATTTGGTTTGAAAATGAAGATCTCTTGAACCAGGGGGTGGGTCACTCAACTGCCTTACAAGCTCTTTGTTGTTCCTACCagcaaaaagagagaaaaaaaaagaagaaaaagaaatagtaagTGAACCAGCCAGTTTGTAAtgataattatttttttgaaaattaaattttattgctGCTAATCAGGGATGGCAAAAACACTTGCAGTATCAACACAACAAATCCAACTGGCAACATCCACTACCCGCTCATCTTAGTCCACAAGACCAGATACAAGACAGCAACACACAACATACTGCAAATACCTATAGCTAAACCGATTTTGCCTCATATTTAGCAAGCAAATCTGCATCCTTATTCAACGATCTCGGAAAATTGACCAAACGCCATTCGTCAGCCCTATAGACACTTAAGGCATCCTCCTCCTAAGATGCAAGTATAGACTATAGAGTTAAACAAATACCAGGAGCCAGAAGGTACTTGCCAGTTGCCACTTTAAGTAGCTCCTTTCGGAAGATAAGATATCATCATAACAAGGAAAGAGCTACTCTTTGAAATCCTACTTTTCTCAATAACTCCTATGATGCCTCAGTGATCCTCAAGCACTCCCTTATACTGGAATTATATACAATAGAATATAATATAGTGGATTCTGTCCAGTTAACCACTCTCTTTCTTACCTATGAAAGTAGTTGATGCTTCAAGTATAATTCCTACACAACATCAGAGGTGGTTTAAAACAATCTGACATAGTCCTCACCATATGCTttccaagaagaaacaagaggtttatatctttataagGTTTTGATGGTGATGAAGACAAGAGTATTCCATTTGAGGTCACTAATGAATCACTCAACTTTAAGAAAATCAAAACTACTACTAAGTAATTGAACTCACTCATATAAAGTAGATTTCTTGTAAATTTCCAAAAAATCAGCCCCAAGTTCAGCCTCCACAAACGGGGAGGTTACCTCTAGCATCCATGTTGCTGGATTGATATTGTCTTTAATCTTGGGCATCCCGGGGATACCCTGTCAGTAAGATTTCAGAGAGTGTAAGGTCAGGGTCGATCAAGAGTATCTGGTAGAAGCAATGAATGGAGTTTTCAGAAAATGGAAAGAATATGGGGTGGTTAAACACTTGAACTAACCTCCAAATACTGTATAACTTTACAAGAATGTTCACCTAATGGGCCAAAGTAGATAAACTCCCACCAGTTTTCAGAAGAATCAACTGCGATGaaagcaaaatatatatatatatgaaagaaaaatgaatgctatatataaagaaaaagttCCATACATCATGATAGATATCTTCAAAATAGCAATTATATCTATATATAATTAGACATTAACATAACCGGTTTTACCTCATCAAATGTTTCAAATATATCAATGCTTGGTTGGTGGATTGTGCAAATAATTGTTCGACCTGTATCAGCTACATTCCTCACTGCACGCATGACAATGGTGCAGCTCTTGCATCCAAGCTAGTTGTAGGTTCATCCATGAAAATTACAGAGGGATTAGCAGCAAGCTCTACCGCTATTGTAAGCCGCTTCCTTTGAGCTGTTGATAAACCAGAAAGACCAGGTATCCCAACTAAGGCATCCTTGACATCGTTGAGCTCCACAATTTCAAGAACTTCTTTAACAAATTCCTACAAAACCATCAAAAGCAACTTCATCACAACTTAGCTCAAATTTTGGTTTCTGTGAAAACATCAGCTCTTATATTTGAGACTCTTACAGCTTTAGTTTTTGAGTCAATATGAGAAGGCAGGCGCAATGAAGCCGAAAAAATTAAAGATTCTTCTACAGTGATTTGTGGAGAATGAATGTCATTTTGTTCACAATAAACAGATATCCTAGCAAATGTTTCTTGAACCTTACGGTATCCACCAACTTTAATTTCTCCTTGTATGCAGCCTATAGTTTTTCTACCTGCAAGGACATCAAGAAGAGTGGTTTTTCCTGCTCCGCTAGTACCCATCAATGCTGTTAGAATACCAGGCCTTAATGTTCCGGTAACATTTGAAATGAGTTGCAACTTTCTCTCAGTGTATCCTTTTTTTCTCATTTCCTAGAGCCAAGAAGAAAAAATGCATCAAGATTCTATGGTTCATGAAAAGTGATTTTTTGCGAAAGAATAATGTTTTTTTCATTACCAAAGGAGTGTCGATATAGTATTGCACATCCTGAAAAGTTAATGTCAGTGGTTCGAAAGGTAATACCATCCTGCCTGTGATGTAGACAAATCAACCATAAGTATGATGAGAATGAGATCGAAAAAACAATTATATGATGAAAAACTAGGAAAAGTCATTACTAGCTGGTTTCTTACCATTGGAATTTATATGGCTTGATCCATTCTCCATATCTTCACCTCCAGTGGAATCTTCCTTCTGTCTCTTGGAAAGCTTTTCACGTGAAATAATAACACGAGACCATCCAGGAGCTTCATATGTTTCAAGTGTCAATGATAAAAAACCCAGTATTTCTCATCTTCATGAGTTAAACACTAGAAAATGAGAAGAAAGGACCAAAAAGACAAACTTACCCTTCAAGAAACCTAAGTCTAAGGTGAACCCTATGTTTTGAACCATAGTAAAACCAAACAAGGCAGCTATTGCTATCCAGAAAGAAGCTTGATCGAAGTTTAGTCCACGACTCTCTAATGTTGCTTGTCCTATTGTAGTGCGCAAGGTCAGCATCTGCAAAATAAATAATCAATGGAAAACAGAGTACACTTTCTGCATTGCTTTGAGCTTTCATTAAGCATCATGTCAGTCAAACAACCATTTTCCTTGTTAACATATCTTTGTGATCTTGCAGGTGACTGCTTTAAATGATCAACAATGGAAATAGCATGTTCCCTACAACTCAGTCCATTATATTAATTACACTCGTGGAGACTTTCCAGCAGCATCTTCTTTGGGAGGAAAGAAGCTGATCTCTAACATAATTCCTTGGACTCGTTCAATCTGATATGCTTAACGCTTGTCAAATATATTACTAGCAAGAAATCTGTGAGAATTCCTCATTCTTTTCAAGAAGGCTGTTTAACTCCCTGAATAATAAAACCCATTTAAACCAATGAAACTCACCTGTTGCCATCGTGGTGCAAGTAGTTCTTTTCCAGAAAGTGCTATCTCTGCATATGACATAGGAGAAACCCAAAAAAGCCACTTCATCCAACCTGGCCAGGATGCTGTAACAAATGAAAAAATACTAATAAGTATGCATTCTTTTACAGGGATCATTTAAATAGACTAATCAATAAGAGGTAGGAAGAACTCTACGCCGTGGGATTACAAAGCCACAGAATAAATAGTGTAAAAAGATAATGAGGCCAGAAGCTGCCACAGCAGAATGAAAATTCTGGAAGACGGAGGCCACGAATCGGAACAAGGATATTCCTGCTAATTGCACAGCAACAAATGTCACAAACTGGCGGAAAAACCTGAAAACAGCGCAAATGATCAACATTCAGTCTCACCAACATTTATATTCCCTCTTATGGAGTTGGGTTGCATAAGAAGAGTAGAACTTCCTTGGCTAAAacagtttattttaaaatttctcttTTAGAACATGAACTCACCTTGAAACCTCAGGAGTGTATCCCATCACGAAATAAGTGATAGATATCCAAATCAGGGATTGCAAAAAAGGCATGGGAAGCTTTACAATGACTGCTGGAATTGCATAAGCCCAAGCTGGGTAAAAGCATAACATTTTCTGCTTGTAGAAAACTTGAAGTCTTGAAATTGTCATGTACACCTCCGGAAGCTCATCCACCACAAGTATCATGAGCGTGTAAAACAGCGCAGCCAGGTAGTAATTTGCATGAACAATATCGATATCCATCCGTGTCTTATAAAATACTGTCATTGTGACGCATGCTATGATTACAAGCTGCCAAAAGAAGATAATTTTAATGTTTCAAAGTTCATACGCTTTACGACTAAGGTTGCTTGTTACAAACTTCATCCTGAAAATTTGACCCCAAATTTTCAGTTCTATCAATATGTTCTTGAAGCTTGAAACTGTTTGGGCACGTAACTTGATTGATGAAATGGAAAGGAGTGAATTAAAGAAAGTCCTCACCTGAGTTATTTTGAATACGTAAAAAATTGAGTTCCTTCTGAAAAGAAGAAGCTCCCTTGACATGCAAGCTCTAAAGATTTCCCATTTAGAAACAGAATACTTAGTAAAGGAAAGGGCATCTTTATGGCATTGGGATTTGTCGTACGGTTCTAAGAGATCCTCATCTATCTTCTTCCCCAAGGAGGATGCCTTAAATTTCCTGGAGAACACATCAACTGAAAAGTATGAGTAGGGAAGCTCAGTGTTATACCAGTATTGTGCTTGATCTTGCTTGCTTACAACCTGCACAATACAAACCAAAATACTTTCAAAGTGTAGAAGCAAGATACTACACTGCACTGCAGGAAAGGGAAAAGAATTATCAAAAACTGGATTTCACTTTCCTCCTGAAGGAAGTCCACAACCGCTTTCCGTGGAGGACATCTAAACCCACAGTTCTTGAAAAAGTCTAGAATGTGATAGCGTGGTCCGTGATACAAAATTTTCCCTTCTGCCATCAAGATAATATCATCGAAGAGATCAAAAGTTTCTGGTGCGGGCTGTAGCAGTGAAACTAACAGAGTAGCATCCATCATGTGTACAAGCTGCTGAAGACAAGCAACAATCTGAAAGGCAGTGGAACTGTCAAGTCCATTTGTTATTTCATCCAGAAACAAAGTTTTTATGGGACCTACAACGATTTCCCCTGCATATTTCAGAAAAAATATATTCAAGCTAAGCTCAGAATGACCGGAAGATTaatatttatctattttaattaatTCCCTGCTAAACTTTGCTATTTACATACACCACCAAAGTCACTACCTGTACTCAATCTTTTCTTCTGGCCACCAGAGATACCTCTTCTTAAGGCATCACCAACAAATGTTTCAGCGCACATATCGAGTCCAAGGATCTGATCGAAATGCAGGAAATATTGTTAAACATGTTCGCATAAAGGAGAGGAGTGATACAAAATATGCATTCAGGAGtaatataattacttttaatATGTAGTCAGTTTGAAGTGTTGCCTCTAGCCCTTTGACAGATGTTGCCTATGATGATGAAACACAAACCATATAAATcatttatgtttttaataaatTCGTTAATACTACTAACTACCAACTAGCAAGATATGTGAGAAAACAGTAATTTATATTGTTTCTGCATGCACCTTAATATAAGCATCAATTACTGGATCGGGGACAATTCCTGCCTCTGCCTCTCTTTTACTGACTACCATCATCATCTCTGTGAAATAAAACCATACACATAGAGAACATGGTGAAAAATCTAAGGCCATGATTAGGCATGTATAACAGCTGAGGGAAAACAGATATATACCTGCACGGCTTCCTACACCCTGACAATGGGATGAGAAATCAAGTGTTTCCCTCACTGTCATCTCAGAAATGTGAAAGTCATTTTGACTTACATATGCACAAGTTTTCTGGGGCACGAACTCTTCCAGTTTGTATCCGTTATATGAAACTTCCCCTGTGAGCTATTGGTAGCCAAGCCAACACAAGAGCACAGTCACTCACCATATCAATCTAGCAGGATATGTAATCATATGGATAAACTTCACAAATTGAAGTAAATTAGCGGTGATATGTGCATACCTGAAGCGATTGGTCTAGATTTCCAGAAAGTGCCTTCAACAAGGAGGTCTTCCCACATCCTGGAGGACCAAGTAGTAGAGTCATCCTGAAAGATGTATATTAGAGAGGATATTACATTAGTTCCAACTTTGGGATATTGGATCTGGCCAAGCcagttttaactttaaaacttcAGCACCTTCCGGTTTTTATGATGCCATTGATATCACTAATAAGGCATATGTTAGCTTGGTGTGATTTTGAACCCATCAGTTTGGCTGCTGCAGCAAACTGTGAAATAACATCCAAATAATTTAGACCCTCATTATGGTTCGCTACACCATATATTcctggaatatatatatatatatacacatacagaAATCATGGTTTTTAGAGAATTCCATAGTGTAGGTAGCGGCTTCCCATGAACTACATCACATTCAGCTTCCACGCGGAGGTTTTTATATCTCACTTCAACAGTTGGCAGTTTTACACCAACCCTGCAAATGTTTTCCGGTTTAGCTGCGCCCacatataaaagtttcaaatgtattcttattattattatttcctcAGTAATCTCTGTCTGATATCGTGCAGCAATCGAAAGTTATCAGCTTGAATGTTTTTTATGAGGTTGTCAACGAAGAGGCGGCGTTCCAAAGGTGGTGGAAGCTTTGTAAGTGTATTCATTCCCGTATCCATTGCAATCCCCTTCCTTTGTTTGATGATGAGATCCCTAGCCTGCCTGTTTCTTCGTTAGTGCATGGCTACCGTTCTGACCGGCTTCAACGATAGCAGCCTCCCTTCCTTTATTATGAGTCCACTCCTCTGTCCTAAATACTCGATCCCCACAAATACATATACGTGCGTGTTGTTGGCTTGCCATCCTGTCCTTAAGTATGGCTACGTTTGGAGGCATATTAAATAAGTTTTATCATGTGATTCAAAAACTTACTTATCTGCATATCCATATCTCAACTGTTAACGCTCATCGCCCTTTCCCGCTCTTCCTTAAATCATACACCTAAACGCTGACATGAAGTTATACTTTATAGTTTTTCTATCAGCCTTGGTATTTGAAGCGTGAATGATTAATGATCATTCATGACCatgaaaatatatacatgatatttgATTTACAATTTacgaataatttttttatataaatataaaattttattaattattttgagaaactaaaaaaaaattataatagtaATCCTAATTACTACTTATAAAAAAACaaagtaaataatttttttgtgGAATAAAGGAGGGCTACTAGCAAATCCCGTGGCTTCTGCTAATAAGACCTTGCTAATACCGTGAGGTGGTACATAAAAAACATAGAGACTAGGTTCATTACTGTTTGTGTATCTTGTCATGAAATCCGCTGTGACATTCACCTCCTTATAGTTGTGTTTAATCCCAACTTGTCATGATTGACCTTCAAATTCTATAATGTTGTATATTAGTAGTACTAATGGGTGACTTCAAAAAAGTTAGCGctcaaacattttcaaataaaTGAAAAGAGATAATGTCTTTTGGTTGTTGATCAAGAGTTATATCActtgatttttttataaaaaaaatataattatacatGTAATATTACTTGAATAGTTATGAGATATTAATTGAGTAATTATGTCTCCTTTAAAGAGTGATTATTCAGAAAAGACACGTTTTGAAAGTTATGTTTCTATGAAAAGACATTAGAGTTCATATAAATAAGAATGGGATTTTATTTGGAAGAGATaccaaaaaaattatcaaaaagttAATTCAATTTGTCCTTCATCTTCTACTATTAGACTGTTCTATAAAGAATTACTGcagaaatttttttatagaaattaattttcTTGTTATGCTTTGCTCAATGCTTAGTAAACTATTTTCTTTAGTGCAAAATACAAATAGCCATCGAGCTTCATTGTATCCTTGAGGTTCATTTGCTTGAAAATCATTTGCATACCGTGTATAGATAAGGGTGAACAGAACCTTAAAGATAGTACTTAATACACGTCTTGGAAACTTGTCCTATTGCTTCGTTTTTTCTGTTCGAGTTGTTGTTCATGTTCCGTTCGTGTGTTAGAGATTTTCCTCACCAAAGTTCTGCACTAACATTTTTAATGTTCTAATCATTTTCATGATGACTACTACAACACATGAAAGTGGAATACTAAGTGAGTTGACTTTTAACTTTGTCAAGCTTGATCGGTCTGATAGTGGCATTTTTCGACAATGGCAGAGAAAGATTCTCTTCTTACTATCAACTTTGAAGATAACTTATGTTTAGATACTCCAAGATTGAAAGAGAATGAAAATGACCCAAGAAAGGCAAAAATGAGACAATGTTGATTACATGTGCATAGGCCACATATTGAATGGTTTGTTCGAAACCTACCAAAATAAGGTCACTACTAAGAAACTATTAGACAAATTGGAAACAAGATACATGACCAAAGATGCTACAAGTAAGAAATTTCTTGTTAATCGTTTTAATAATTATCAAATGATTGATGTTGTTCTCTTATGGAGCAATTTCGCGATATTGAAAAAATGTTAAATCAATTTAAGCAATATGATATTAAAATTGATGAAATTATTATTGTATCCTTCATTACAGACAAACTTTTTATATTTTGGAAAGACTTTAAAAGAAACttcaaacataagaatgagaaAATATCTGTCGAGGCTTTGACAAACCATTTTCATATTGAAGAAAGAATATCGAAAGCAAGATCAGGACCTAGATTCTGAAAATACCAAGGTGCATGTTACGAAGGAAGTATAAACTACTAAACCATTCAAGAGAAAGTTTAAATAGACTGTTAGAGCACCTatgttaaaaaagaaaaaaaaatgtccatgctaccattgtaacacccctaacccgtcttcATCGTCGGGTttgggttacagagcattaccgtacaATCAGAAAACATTTAACCTTAATACATCTCAATACAATAATTAAATATTACTTAAGTAAATCATATTAAATACGATCAATCATATGTATTTGGTCCCTAAACCGAgccttcaaggccctaaaaatagcttcGAAACAgttcgggactaatttgaaacaaaacgtAATATTtgagaaaaagttaaaaattagaaattaggggtcgcacggtcgtgtcccaatccgtgtcctcacccgtgtaacttaCTGAGTAAggttacacggccatgtcgcagaccgtgccaggccgtgtgccaagccgtgtaactcactgacttaaaACACTAGGAAATTTCAAAATACACACCGCTGTGTAGTTAGGTCATGtttgttacacagccgtgtgacagCCCGTGTACCAAGCCGTGTGATCTAAAAAATTGACCTAAAATCAAGTCATTTCAAGGCCAAGTTATGCTTAACTAACCATTTTATTTGGGCACACATTCAAAGGACTTAAACATCATTTAAACACATCTAAACATACCACTTCTAACATTCTAATTCATCCAACCAATATGTCATTCGAATGCatcacatttataccaaaacatcatTAATCAAATCTAAGCAATATAGCCACCTTTCAAGCATAAGATCTAATTTATTTAACTACCAAATAACATCACATATAACCCTTTACATATCATCACAAACATGCCAAAAAGCACCATATAATCCAAGTACTTAAAAATGGCCAAAATAACCATTCCAAAACATGTCACCATACCATATACTATTTAGAACCTATAAAGTATGTGTAGAAAGCCCGAtttgcccggggcccaataaCCAAAATAAAACCAATTATTAAACCAAAAGTCCAAAGAATAAAACCAAATTAATAGTCTATCATCAAAGTCCAAATCTTTTAAACAATCCAATTTTAACCAGTCCAGGGCCCAAAATTATAACCTAAATTACAAATGGTCCATAGCTCAAACccaatacaagcccaaataaaccTAGGCCTAAAATTACAACGGCCCAAACGGCCCAAAATACTTTAGaaacagaaaccctagggtttctaccTTTAACGCCATGACCGGGCTCCAGCCCCAGTGCAGACGGACTCTGGCACCACAGCCACGCCCACGCCTCCAGACGCCAATGCACGACCCAGTACATGTGCCACGCACACCCGTGCACTGCAAGCAAATACAAAAACCACAGCACAGCAAAGAgggaaaaaacaaaaagaaattgtatttttcttttcatttttttgtttcggctataaaagccatgtaGTGATCAATGTATTTTTTTTACGCACACTGAAATACGCATATTGAAATAGAAAGAAAAGCCACCGATATTGAAAGGTGATTTCTGATTCAAATTTCTgagatttctttttcttctttgctcAGTTTCTTTCTTTCTGGATCTTTTGTTCTTTCGCATTTGAATgtataaaagaaaaaggaaatgaaacTTACCTTGTAAATATGCCATGAGATCTCTTCTGCTTCGTTGAAATTGAGGTATGAGGGGAGATGAAGGCAGAAAGAGAACCACCTTGAGACTTGAACAGGTTGATTGTCTTTCATTGTGGTGGATTGACATTGTAGAGGAAAGATTAGGGTTCGGTTGAAGGAAATGAAATGGGGAGGCTAGGGTTTTAGTTCAGCCGAATGGAAGCATTGTTTAGCCATTATAAAGAaccaaaaacgacgtcgttttacccAATTTCAATGGTTTAGAAATGATGCCGTATTAACCATACCCGACCCAATCCGGTTCTTCGCCCCTGGGATCCGCGCGTTTCTGTGGAGAGGGGTAATTACGCGCGAGGTCCTCTCTTTTTGTACGATTGCTCAATTGCGCCTAATGCATTtcactttatttcttttaaaatttggcCTTTTAATTTACATTCGTTTGCAATCAAGCCTGCGTCACAACGCATCATTTTGGAATCCGGGGTATTTCCCCATTTGGTCCCTGAAAATTCGCATGTGTGACGCGCTAgtcctttttttattattttttatttttatgtcctACCTTATTTGTAAATTATACCTTTTATTTTTAATCAGTTGTaattgagtttgctattgatataacttattatttttaaattcgcTTAATATTTTTTATACGTGTTGATCgattttaataattttggtttGTCTTTATTTGTATAATTATTTTGAAGTCTCTTTTATCATATTATGTTAACATTTTGTACAATATTTCTTTAAATATTCTATATATTTGTACATGTATTATTTTAATGGAAGTTTTAATttgtaatgcttattattttaaggtttctAATATTCTCATATGTGTTGAGCTATTTTGATAACCTTATTTTGTTTCATCATTTGGAAGCTATTTTTTACAtcaaattattttaacatttttttaataataCTTCATTCAAATGTTTTTTATGTATGTATACATATGATTCATAGTAGAATTAATTTGATcctatatacatatttaattccatgttatttatatttcatatagttgcttttaaattatttatgtatatatatatatatgcttttaaACTTGTTATGTGTATAGTTTATTTCCTAagatcatattttattatatacctTTGCTATCCCTTCATATTTTAAGTATATCTAACTTATCTTTTATTATGTGTATGttgtcaattttaaataaatgtattttttaaaacattttgcatattatttgattcaaatgaCTTCATTTTATAACATCTATTTTAATGATTATCcatatattttagtttttttataggAATGATTTCAAGTTCTAGCATGTGTTATTTGctcatcaattcatcatttttaaaattatttcagtaTCATATTAGTTTTATGTTGTTTTGTACATTATGTGTTAATTGTTTTATATTATCTCATGTATATTTGTTGCACATCGTTTATTCATTTTCTTACGTATTATTAATCAATTGTTGTTCATTCATGCTTGTAAATTTGGTTATATTGTTCGTTGATTAGTTATATTTTATTGTTTGTTTTGTCAATTGGCTCCAtaagtttatattatttttattcacCGAGTATAGTACATTATTCATGCATGTTACCCCATGTTTTCATCTTTTTCTCTTGGTTTACAAATGTCGTTTTATAATGCTCGActctttaaaataaattattccattttatttc contains:
- the LOC108463691 gene encoding LOW QUALITY PROTEIN: pleiotropic drug resistance protein 3-like (The sequence of the model RefSeq protein was modified relative to this genomic sequence to represent the inferred CDS: inserted 3 bases in 3 codons), which encodes MISVSAKLMGSKSHQANICLISDINGIIKTGRMTLLLGPPGCGKTSLLKALSGNLDQSLQLTGEVSYNGYKLEEFVPQKTCAYVSQNDFHISEMTVRETLDFSSHCQGVGSRAEMMMVVSKREAEAGIVPDPVIDAYIKATSVKGLEATLQTDYILKILGLDMCAETFVGDALRRGISGGQKKRLSTGEIVVGPIKTLFLDEITNGLDSSTAFQIVACLQQLVHMMDATLLVSLLQPAPETFDLFDDIILMAEGKILYHGPRYHILDFFKNCGFRCPPRKAVVDFLQEVVSKQDQAQYWYNTELPYSYFSVDVFSRKFKASSLGKKIDEDLLEPYDKSQCHKDALSFTKYSVSKWEIFRACMSRELLLFRRNSIFYVFKITQLVIIACVTMTVFYKTRMDIDIVHANYYLAALFYTLMILVVDELPEVYMTISRLQVFYKQKMLCFYPAWAYAIPAVIVKLPMPFLQSLIWISITYFVMGYTPEVSRFFRQFVTFVAVQLAGISLFRFVASVFQNFHSAVAASGLIIFLHYLFCGFVIPRPSWPGWMKWLFWVSPMSYAEIALSGKELLAPRWQQMLTLRTTIGQATLESRGLNFDQASFWIAIAALFGFTMVQNIGFTLDLGFLKAPGWSRVIISREKLSKRQKEDSTGGEDMENGSSHINSNGKKPASRMVLPFEPLTLTFQDVQYYIDTPLEMRKKGYTERKLQLISNVTGTLRPGILTALMGTSGAGKTTLLDVLAGRKTIGCIQGEIKVGGYRKVQETFARISVYCEQNDIHSPQITVEESLIFSASLRLPSHIDSKTKAEFVKEVLEIVELNDVKDALVGIPGLSGLSTAQRKRLTIAVELAANPSVIFMDEPTTSLDARAAXIVMRAVRNVADTGRTIICTIHQPSIDIFETFDELILLKTGGXFIYFGPLGEHSCKVIQYLEGIPGMPKIKDNINPATWMLEVTSPFVEAELGADFLEIYKKSTLYENNKELVRQLSDPPPGSRDLHFQTKFSQSCWGQFNSCLWKLHLAYWRSPSYNLTRLLQTVILSLALGLVFWNQGQKINNQQNVFNVFGSMYAALLFLGMNSSSSVQPFVATERVVMYREIFAGMYSSWAYALAQVTIEVPYLFIQALVFEAITYPMIGYYGSPYKXLVFVSLTPEVTIAGALSSAFYPLLNLFSGFLIPQPQIPKWWVWLYYLMPSSWTLNCLLTSQYGDVNDEIMVFGEAKTVASLLENYFGFHHDRLPITAILLASYSLIFATLFAFFLSRLNFERR